In Bradyrhizobium sp. 200, the sequence CGGCACCAATGGAACGTAGTGCGTGAATTGAAAGAGCATGCCCGGACAGCCATCAACGCCGATGATGAAACGATAATCACCGTAAGCGAACGCGGCGATCCTCCTTGCGGCGGCGCCCGAACCATCGTGCTCATCATGCACCCGAGACGGCCAACCGAGGCCGTTACGATCGACAAGCCGCTTGAGCAGATCACGCAGACAGACCTTGCAGATGCGCTGGCGCCGTTGGCCGCGCCAACCGGCCTGCCTGAACCTCCATCGAAACGGAATGACCATGGCTTGCCCGCGGATCGACGCTAACCGGCGCAGACCAGTTGCAGCATCAGCAAAAGGACAATCCCATGCAGATGGCTTTGAACCAGACTCCGGTCACGGTGATTACCGGCTATCTCGGAGCCGGAAAGACCACGCTGCTTAACCGTATCCTCACGGAGACGCACGGCAGGCGCTACGCCGTCGTCGGCAATGAATTCGGCGAGGTCGGAATCGACAATGACCTCATCGTCAATGCCGAAGAAGAGATATTCGAAATGAATAACGGCTGCATCTGCTGCACGGTGCGGGGCGATCTCATACGATGAGATCGGCAGCCTTTCTCTGACTGCCGACCGCCCGCTCGATCCCGCACGGTTCGTCCCCTGGATTCAGAAGGTCACGCAGGATTTCGGACCAGACATCCTTCGAATGAAGGGCATCATTGCGATGAAGGACGACGATCAGCGCTTCGTGATCCAAGCCGTGCACATGCTTCTCGAAGGCGGTTCCCAGCGTCCATGGAAACCGGACGAAAAGCGCGACAGCCGTCTGGTCTTCATCGGAAGGGGGCTACCCAGGGACCGGCTTAAACAGGGATTTGAGTCCTGCCGCGTTTGATCGTCGATGCATTAGCGAGCTGCAGGCTGCCTTTTTCGAGCATCCGCCAATCATCTCACGCTCGTGCGGAAGGCGGCACGGTTCATCTGCTACCGTCTCAATCTGATTGGCTTCACGACCGGTTGATCGTGGTCCCGGCCAGTCGTGGAAATGATCCACAATGCCGGCCGGTGGCCGTGGGCTTACTGCTTCTAGTGACGCTCAGGCTAATTGCACGGGCCCGTGATCATCGCAATGATCACCGTGCGGATGATGCAGCCGGCCGTCTACAAGATAGTCGACATGGTCACCATGCGGCACCGCTTCGTGTCCGCAGTTTGGACCGTGCGTGTGCTCGCAATGGACTTGAGGAGTGCATTGCACCGGATTTGTGGCATTTACCGTGATGACATGTTCGTCCACGTGATCTTCGTGCATATGGTGGAGATGGCCGTCGTGAAGATAATCCACATGGCCGTCATGACGAACCGCGGTGTGCCCGCAATCCGGGCCATGCTTATGAGTGTGGTTGGCATGGTGTTTCTCGGTACACGTGGTCATTAGCAAATCTCCTTGCGCTTGTTTGCCATCGATATCCCATCATCGCAGGCAATAGTGGAATAGTTGCGGAAGCCAACGATGCCTGAGGTGCCCGCACTCTGATTTTATTACCGCTAGCCAATGTTATAACGTTCAGGTGGAAACGAAGGTTGCGAGCCGAGCACCAATCTATATGTTGGGAGCCGTGATTGTTCCATGGATTTAGAAACCCTTTGAATTGATCGGGGCATGTCGGCGAAGGGACAGGGACGTTCCGGTGAACCCGTCTCGTGGCCTCCGCAGTCTGCGCGGCGAATGCGCATTCACGGATCGCCGAGTACCCCTAGATCGCTTCGTCGCTGTCGCTCCCTTGCGCAAACGCTTCGCGTTTGTCGCAGGCAATGACGGCGGAGAGATTGCCCCTGCCTTTGCGCACTCTGCCGTTATCTGCGTTTGTTACAGTCACGGACTTAATTGTTATTCGCCTTCCGCGAGCCAAACGCGCATGGTAAAGCACGGACCGTGCCGGAAGCGGCTTCGAGCGGCGCAACAGCCCGAAGGCAGATGATCCCCGCACAGCATACAAGCGCCCCTGATGAGACGCTGCTGCGCTATGCGGGCTGGCGCGCCGTGCTCGCCTGTTTCCTCATGGCGCTGTTTCTGTTCGGCTTTGCCCTTTACGGCCAGGGTATCTATCTGGTCGAACTCCAGCGCCTGAATGGCTGGTCGCCCGCGCTGATCTCGGGCGCCAGCACGCTGTCCTTCCTGCTCAGCAACATCCTTGCGACCTTCACCAGCGAGTTCGTCGACCGGTTGGGCGCGAAGCGGCTCGTCCTGCTCGGAATTGCAGCGCTTGCTGCGTCGATGGCGATGCTCGCATCGGCGACCACAGTTTGGCAGCTCTATGCCGCCTTCATCCTGATGTCGGTGGGATGGATCGGTATGGGGACCGTGGTGATCGCGACCGTGGTAAGTCTGTGGTTCGTGCGCCGTCGCGGGCTCGCCATCAGTCTGGCCTACACCGGCGCGAGTTTCGGCGGGGTCGTCGCTACGCCCTTGCTCGTGCTTCTCGTCGAACGAACAGGCTTTGCAGCCGCGATGCTGATCGCGGCAGCGGTCACGGTTGCCGTTCTCGTGCCCGTCGCGCTCGCCTGGATCGGTCCGCGATCTCAGATGGGGGCCGTGGAGACCAGCGACCCATCGCAAGCTCAATCGCCATTGGCAACGGCCGAAGTATCGCGCGCGAAGCTGATGCGCAGCCTGGCGTTCTGGACAATCGCGCTTCCCTTCGCGCTCGCCCTGGTAGCCCAGATCGGCTTCATCGTGCACCAAGTCGCGCTGCTTGAACCGAAGGTCGGCCGCAGCAGCGCGGGGCTTGCGGTTTCCATCATGACCTTCATGTCAATCGCGGGGCGCTTCGGTCTCGGCATGGTCGTCGACCGGTTCGATCCGCGGCTCGTCACCGCCGTATCGCTCGTCAGCCAGGCGGCGGCGCTCCTGGTCATCCGCCAGACCGATGCCGTGCCGATTATTTTGGCCGCGTCCGCCGTCTTCGGTTTTTCCGTCGGCAATCTCATTACCCTGCCGCCGCTGATCATTCATCGCGAATTCAGCGCCGCCAGCTTCGTCGTCGTCATGGGCCTGTCGACCGCGATCAGCGGCACCGTCGGCGCGCTGGGTCCCGGATTGATCGGCCTCATTCGCGGCTGGAGCAGCGACTATGACGCCGCCCTTCTGGTTTGCATCGCGCTGGAGCTTGTCGCCGCGGCGATCGTGGCCCGCCGGGGGGGATTTCTGATCTGGCAGCCAGAGGGCAGGGCGTAGGACGCGTCATTGCCTGCGACAAACGAGAAGTAACGTAGGGTGGGCAAAGCGAAGCGTGCCCACCGTTCACGACCACAGCAAGAACATGGTGAGCAAAGCGATTTGTCCGCCGTAACGAGCGAAGGCGGAAGCGTGCCCACCATCTGCAGATCATGATGACGCTGGATGGTGGGCACGGCACTGCGTGCCTTTGCCCACCCTACGGCTATTGGTCGGATGCCAGCTTAAACCGCGGCGTCAATTTCACGTCGGCGGTAATCGAGTTGGAGATGAAGCAGTTTTCCTTCACCTCGGCCATAATCGTTCGGGCGGCCGCGATATCAGCCTGGTTTCTCAGGAGCAGGGTTGGCCGGACGCTGACTTCAACGATCCGATATTTGCCGTCGACATTTGCCAGCAAGCCTTCAGCGGCGCTTTCATAGGCCACAAACTCCAGCCCCTTACTTTGGGCGAACGACACAAACGTCAGCATCATGCAAGCATTGAGCGCGGCAACCAACATTTCTTCGGGAGCCCAGACGCCCGCCTCTCCCTTGAATTCCGGAGGACTGCCGACCTCGATGTCGGGTTTGCCAGGTGTGGACGTTCGGCCGCGGCGCGCGGTGTCCCAGACCAGGTTGTTCCTGTAGTGAAAGGACTTGTATGTTTTGCTTGTTGCCACGTGATCCTCCAGGATGACCTTATCGGAACCCCAAGGCTCTCGCCGTCATTGCGAGGAGCGAAGCGACGAAGCAATCCATGTCTCCGCTTGTGGCTCGATGGATTGCTTCGCTTCACTCGCAATGACGATGGAAACAGCCGCCCTC encodes:
- a CDS encoding OsmC family protein, with product MATSKTYKSFHYRNNLVWDTARRGRTSTPGKPDIEVGSPPEFKGEAGVWAPEEMLVAALNACMMLTFVSFAQSKGLEFVAYESAAEGLLANVDGKYRIVEVSVRPTLLLRNQADIAAARTIMAEVKENCFISNSITADVKLTPRFKLASDQ
- a CDS encoding MFS transporter, producing MIPAQHTSAPDETLLRYAGWRAVLACFLMALFLFGFALYGQGIYLVELQRLNGWSPALISGASTLSFLLSNILATFTSEFVDRLGAKRLVLLGIAALAASMAMLASATTVWQLYAAFILMSVGWIGMGTVVIATVVSLWFVRRRGLAISLAYTGASFGGVVATPLLVLLVERTGFAAAMLIAAAVTVAVLVPVALAWIGPRSQMGAVETSDPSQAQSPLATAEVSRAKLMRSLAFWTIALPFALALVAQIGFIVHQVALLEPKVGRSSAGLAVSIMTFMSIAGRFGLGMVVDRFDPRLVTAVSLVSQAAALLVIRQTDAVPIILAASAVFGFSVGNLITLPPLIIHREFSAASFVVVMGLSTAISGTVGALGPGLIGLIRGWSSDYDAALLVCIALELVAAAIVARRGGFLIWQPEGRA